The following coding sequences are from one Parabacteroides pacaensis window:
- a CDS encoding sensor histidine kinase has product MKNLYKSLMPILAGLLLFICIRLVTDVPNRQHYWTGNTSYFILVEIGTVILSSYLLIMVLHIWLRWNRKQKKGLWREYGGLFLLTTCWCIGTMFFSWGLNRRMLTLQDVAIPEVIAVLFVFLTYTFIRNQAVEKEYAEQRLLLEKIKNDQLQTELKFLKAQYHPHFLFNVLNTVYFQIEEQNQAPRHTLEILSDLLRYQLYHAGDKVAIQVEIDYLKRYISLCQLRCSERLQLHTSFDKSLKEQQICPLLFIPLVENAFKYVGGDFLIDLIMSLKESKIVFEIMNSKPLDRVYKSSKQGIGLDNLRRRLTLLYPDKHTLEIKDEADRFTVKLTIEADNI; this is encoded by the coding sequence ATGAAAAACTTATATAAATCGCTAATGCCGATATTGGCAGGATTATTACTGTTTATCTGTATCCGTTTGGTAACTGATGTCCCTAACCGACAACATTACTGGACGGGAAATACTTCTTATTTTATACTCGTGGAGATAGGAACTGTTATATTATCTTCCTATCTGCTGATAATGGTACTGCACATCTGGTTGAGATGGAATCGTAAACAAAAGAAAGGCTTATGGAGAGAGTATGGCGGATTATTTCTACTTACAACATGCTGGTGTATCGGTACCATGTTCTTTTCCTGGGGATTGAATAGAAGGATGTTGACTTTACAGGATGTGGCGATTCCTGAGGTCATTGCCGTATTGTTTGTTTTCTTAACTTATACCTTTATACGTAATCAGGCTGTTGAAAAAGAGTATGCTGAACAACGTTTGCTATTGGAAAAAATAAAAAATGACCAACTACAGACTGAACTGAAGTTTTTGAAAGCACAATATCATCCGCATTTCCTGTTCAATGTGCTCAATACTGTTTATTTTCAGATAGAAGAGCAGAACCAAGCTCCGCGTCATACCTTGGAGATCTTGTCTGACCTGCTGCGTTATCAGTTATACCATGCCGGGGATAAAGTAGCAATTCAGGTAGAAATCGATTATTTGAAAAGGTATATCAGTCTGTGTCAACTTCGTTGTTCGGAACGTTTACAGTTACATACCTCCTTTGATAAGTCGCTAAAGGAGCAACAAATCTGTCCGTTATTGTTCATTCCCTTGGTTGAGAATGCTTTTAAATATGTGGGAGGCGATTTTCTCATCGATCTGATTATGTCCCTGAAAGAAAGCAAAATAGTTTTTGAGATAATGAATTCTAAACCATTGGATCGTGTTTATAAGTCTTCCAAGCAAGGAATAGGATTAGATAACTTGCGAAGACGGCTCACCCTTTTGTATCCGGATAAGCATACATTGGAAATAAAAGATGAAGCGGACCGCTTTACTGTAAAATTAACTATTGAAGCAGATAACATATGA